A genome region from Chitinophagales bacterium includes the following:
- a CDS encoding mannose-1-phosphate guanylyltransferase, translating to MENNFVIIMAGGIGSRFWPKSRVALPKQFIDILGTGQSLIQMTYDRFKDICPPENIYVITNESYSGLVKAHLPQLDDKQIIKEPLRRNTAPCVAYAAHKILATNPDARMIVSPSDHFVERKDVFNEMMLRGLDFAGKNDALLTLGIVPTRPDTGYGYIQFIEDQNKERIYKVKTFTEKPTLEIAKEFLNSGDFLWNSGIFIWSAKSIYKAFEKLEPEMHEIFAEGAEYYNTDKEAVFIKKAYTQCTNESIDYAIMEKSDNVYVLPADFGWSDLGTWQSLYEKYEKDYLGNAVSGSNVLVRDAANSMVMVPDNKLVVLQGLDGYCVIDTGDVLLICQKEKEQEIKEITAEVKKRKGEKYL from the coding sequence ATGGAGAACAATTTTGTAATAATAATGGCCGGTGGAATTGGGAGTAGATTCTGGCCTAAAAGCCGGGTTGCACTGCCCAAACAATTTATTGATATACTAGGTACCGGTCAGTCCCTTATTCAGATGACATATGATCGGTTTAAGGATATTTGCCCTCCTGAAAATATTTATGTGATTACCAATGAAAGTTATTCAGGATTAGTAAAAGCGCACCTTCCTCAATTGGATGATAAACAAATCATTAAAGAACCACTTAGAAGAAACACTGCACCTTGTGTAGCCTATGCTGCACATAAAATTCTGGCCACTAACCCGGATGCCAGAATGATCGTCTCCCCTTCTGATCATTTTGTTGAGCGTAAAGATGTTTTTAATGAAATGATGTTGCGCGGACTTGATTTTGCAGGCAAAAACGATGCTTTGCTTACGCTGGGCATAGTACCTACAAGGCCTGATACCGGCTATGGGTACATACAATTTATAGAAGATCAAAATAAAGAACGCATATACAAAGTGAAAACTTTCACTGAAAAACCCACGCTGGAAATTGCTAAAGAATTTCTCAATAGCGGTGATTTTCTTTGGAATTCAGGCATTTTTATTTGGAGTGCAAAAAGCATATACAAAGCTTTTGAAAAGCTGGAACCGGAAATGCATGAAATTTTTGCCGAAGGAGCAGAATATTACAACACAGATAAAGAAGCAGTCTTCATAAAAAAAGCATATACTCAGTGCACCAATGAATCTATTGATTACGCCATTATGGAAAAATCCGACAATGTGTATGTATTGCCCGCAGATTTTGGATGGTCAGATCTGGGCACCTGGCAATCGCTTTATGAAAAATATGAGAAAGACTATCTCGGAAATGCAGTTTCGGGGTCAAATGTATTGGTACGAGATGCAGCCAACAGCATGGTAATGGTGCCTGATAACAAATTGGTTGTTTTGCAGGGGCTGGACGGATATTGTGTGATTGATACTGGAGATGTACTACTGATTTGCCAGAAAGAAAAGGAGCAGGAGATAAAAGAAATTACAGCTGAAGTAAAAAAACGAAAAGGAGAAAAATATCTCTGA
- a CDS encoding ATP-dependent DNA helicase RecQ, with protein sequence MITAEKNLKSTLKEYFGFSEFKDNQEKIIQSVLAGKDTFVIMPTGGGKSLCYQLPALMSEGTALVVSPLIALMKNQVDLVRGYSQNESVAHFLNSSLTRAQSTKVKQDVVSGVTKLLYVAPETLNKPDNRRFFEKINLSFVAVDEAHCISEWGHDFRPEYRKIKQTIKSLGENVPIIALTATATPKVREDIKKNLDLNNPNIFLSSFNRPNLYYEVRPKGKKGNAERQIIQFLKQKEGKSGIIYVLTRRDTHEVAKLLNVNGIKAAPYNAGLESQVRADTQDAFLKEDIDVIVATIAFGMGIDKPDVRFVIHYSIPKSIENYYQETGRAGRDGLEGHCIAFYSYKDVQKLEKLMKDKPVAEREMNAQLLQEMIAYAETAICRRKFLLHYFGEDFDEENGPGAKLDDNSRYPKKEQESKEDLLKILKVVEESKEAHILKNIVRIVMGRKNQDIEDYQLNELKSFGSGAEQSETYWNSVIRQGILAGYITKSIQNFGVLKLTDAGRSFLKKPVSFKLVINHNFIQEEADQEKAFMESSKSGVLDQDLLKLLKDLRKKEAKKRELPPYVIFQDPSLEEMASQYPISSDEFANITGVSKGKAIKYGKKFSELIKEYVEENEIDRPQDFVMKSVVNKSGIKVFIIQNIDKKIPLEDIASEKGMKLEELLKEIETIVMSGTKLNIQYDIDQYLDEYQQEDIYDYFSESETGSLDEAYLEFEDEGITMNELQMMKIKFLSEVAN encoded by the coding sequence ATGATAACCGCAGAAAAGAATCTAAAAAGTACCCTTAAGGAATATTTCGGCTTTTCAGAATTCAAAGACAATCAGGAGAAAATAATACAAAGTGTGCTGGCGGGTAAAGATACTTTTGTGATCATGCCTACAGGTGGAGGTAAATCCCTATGTTACCAGCTTCCGGCTTTAATGAGTGAAGGAACAGCTCTTGTAGTTTCACCACTTATTGCCCTGATGAAAAATCAGGTGGATCTTGTAAGGGGTTATAGTCAAAACGAAAGCGTAGCTCATTTTTTAAACTCCTCACTGACCAGGGCACAATCCACAAAAGTGAAGCAGGATGTTGTTTCCGGAGTGACTAAGTTACTTTATGTAGCTCCTGAAACTTTGAACAAACCTGACAATCGCAGATTTTTCGAGAAAATAAATTTATCCTTTGTTGCAGTGGATGAAGCGCATTGTATTTCAGAGTGGGGCCACGATTTCAGACCGGAATACCGCAAAATAAAACAAACCATCAAAAGCCTGGGAGAAAATGTGCCGATCATAGCACTTACTGCAACTGCCACACCTAAGGTAAGAGAGGATATCAAGAAAAACCTGGACCTCAATAATCCCAATATCTTTCTCTCTTCATTCAATCGGCCCAATCTCTATTATGAAGTTCGGCCTAAAGGAAAAAAAGGCAATGCTGAAAGACAGATTATACAATTTCTAAAACAAAAGGAGGGGAAATCAGGCATTATATATGTACTCACCAGAAGAGACACTCATGAAGTTGCCAAATTACTCAATGTAAACGGCATAAAAGCAGCACCTTATAATGCCGGACTTGAGTCACAGGTAAGGGCAGATACCCAGGATGCTTTTCTCAAAGAAGATATTGATGTAATTGTTGCCACCATTGCCTTTGGAATGGGAATTGACAAGCCCGATGTACGCTTTGTGATTCACTACAGCATTCCAAAAAGTATTGAAAATTATTACCAGGAAACCGGCCGTGCCGGAAGAGATGGATTGGAGGGGCATTGCATTGCTTTTTACAGCTACAAAGATGTGCAGAAACTGGAAAAACTGATGAAAGACAAACCTGTGGCAGAAAGGGAAATGAACGCTCAACTGCTACAGGAAATGATTGCTTATGCTGAAACAGCCATTTGCAGGCGTAAATTTTTGCTGCATTACTTTGGTGAAGATTTTGATGAGGAAAATGGACCTGGAGCAAAACTTGATGACAACTCGCGCTACCCGAAAAAAGAACAGGAGTCCAAAGAAGACCTCTTAAAAATCCTAAAAGTAGTAGAAGAATCTAAAGAAGCGCATATTTTAAAGAACATAGTGCGCATTGTTATGGGGCGCAAAAATCAGGACATTGAAGATTATCAATTAAATGAACTGAAATCATTCGGATCAGGTGCTGAACAAAGCGAAACATACTGGAACTCTGTAATAAGGCAAGGCATACTTGCTGGTTATATCACCAAAAGCATACAGAATTTTGGAGTTTTGAAACTTACAGATGCAGGACGCAGCTTTCTGAAAAAACCTGTCTCCTTTAAACTGGTTATCAACCACAATTTTATACAGGAAGAAGCCGATCAGGAAAAGGCGTTCATGGAGAGTAGCAAATCAGGGGTGCTGGATCAGGACTTATTGAAATTGCTGAAAGATTTGAGAAAAAAGGAAGCAAAAAAACGAGAATTGCCCCCCTACGTTATTTTCCAGGATCCATCGCTGGAAGAAATGGCTTCCCAATACCCGATCAGCAGTGATGAATTTGCCAATATTACCGGAGTTAGCAAGGGAAAGGCCATAAAATACGGGAAGAAATTCTCTGAATTGATCAAGGAATATGTAGAGGAAAATGAAATTGACCGCCCGCAGGATTTTGTAATGAAATCGGTGGTGAATAAATCGGGGATTAAAGTTTTCATCATACAGAATATCGATAAGAAAATTCCATTGGAAGATATAGCTTCAGAAAAAGGCATGAAATTAGAAGAGCTGCTCAAGGAAATAGAAACCATTGTAATGTCTGGCACCAAGCTGAATATTCAATATGATATTGACCAGTATCTGGACGAATACCAGCAGGAGGATATTTATGATTATTTCAGTGAGTCGGAAACCGGCTCGCTTGACGAAGCATATCTCGAATTTGAAGATGAGGGCATCACTATGAACGAACTTCAAATGATGAAAATCAAGTTTTTATCGGAAGTGGCAAATTGA